One Paenibacillus sp. FSL H7-0737 DNA segment encodes these proteins:
- the rpmG gene encoding 50S ribosomal protein L33, which translates to MRVIITLACTSCKQRNYATTKNKRNHPDRMEMKKFCKYCNSQTPHRETR; encoded by the coding sequence ATGCGGGTAATTATCACTTTGGCTTGTACAAGTTGCAAACAAAGAAACTATGCGACTACCAAAAACAAGCGAAATCACCCCGACCGCATGGAGATGAAGAAATTTTGCAAGTATTGTAACTCGCAAACTCCTCATCGCGAAACCAGATAG
- the nusG gene encoding transcription termination/antitermination protein NusG, whose amino-acid sequence MEKRWYVVHTYSGYENKVKANLEKRVESMGMEDKIFRVLVPMEEEIVNKDGKKKTVMRKVYPGYVLVEMVQTDDSWYVVRNTPGVTGFVGSTGSGSKPTALLPEEVEQILKHMGMVEPKAKIDFEIKESVRIMVGPFANFVGSVEEILADKSKIKVHVNMFGRETPLELDFTQVEKI is encoded by the coding sequence ATGGAAAAAAGATGGTATGTCGTTCATACCTATTCTGGGTATGAGAATAAGGTCAAAGCCAATTTGGAAAAGCGCGTTGAGTCCATGGGCATGGAAGACAAAATATTCCGCGTTCTTGTTCCTATGGAAGAAGAAATCGTAAACAAAGACGGTAAGAAAAAAACCGTTATGCGTAAAGTTTACCCGGGTTATGTTTTGGTGGAAATGGTTCAGACTGATGATTCCTGGTATGTTGTCCGCAATACTCCGGGCGTTACTGGATTTGTTGGTTCGACAGGCTCAGGGTCTAAACCAACAGCTTTGCTTCCGGAAGAGGTAGAACAAATTCTGAAGCATATGGGCATGGTTGAACCTAAAGCGAAGATTGATTTCGAAATCAAGGAATCCGTACGTATTATGGTTGGTCCGTTTGCGAATTTTGTGGGATCCGTGGAAGAAATTTTGGCTGACAAGAGCAAGATCAAAGTGCATGTGAACATGTTTGGACGGGAAACCCCGCTAGAGTTGGATTTCACTCAAGTGGAGAAAATATAA
- the secE gene encoding preprotein translocase subunit SecE: MKRSFKSMFSFFTESWSELKKVRWPSRKELTNYTLIVLGTIVVVAIYFWVLDIGISAVIEAII; the protein is encoded by the coding sequence ATGAAACGTAGTTTCAAGTCTATGTTTTCCTTTTTCACTGAGAGCTGGAGTGAACTCAAAAAAGTTCGCTGGCCAAGTCGTAAAGAATTGACCAACTATACATTGATCGTTCTCGGTACAATTGTAGTTGTCGCTATTTACTTCTGGGTTCTGGACATCGGTATTTCCGCTGTGATTGAAGCGATTATTTAG
- the sigH gene encoding RNA polymerase sporulation sigma factor SigH encodes MSVDLKEIMLSEYDFISDEDIVEAFRGGDSGALEHLINKYRNFVRAKARSYFLIGADREDIVQEGMIGLYKAIRDFKGDKLSSFKAFAELCITRQIITAIKTATRQKHIPLNSYVSLDKPIYDEDSDRTLMDVICGTQVLDPEELIINQEEFIGLEDKMAEILSDLERKVLMLYLDGRSYQEIAEDLKRHVKSIDNALQRVKRKLERYLEVRDN; translated from the coding sequence GTGAGTGTCGACCTCAAGGAAATAATGCTATCCGAGTATGATTTCATAAGTGATGAAGATATTGTCGAGGCTTTCCGTGGTGGCGACAGTGGCGCATTGGAACACTTAATTAATAAATACCGTAATTTTGTACGTGCTAAAGCCCGCTCTTATTTCTTGATCGGGGCAGATCGTGAAGATATTGTTCAAGAAGGAATGATTGGTCTATATAAGGCTATTCGTGACTTTAAAGGTGACAAGCTCTCTTCATTCAAGGCTTTTGCTGAGCTCTGCATAACACGTCAGATTATAACTGCTATTAAGACGGCCACGCGTCAGAAGCATATTCCGCTCAATTCTTATGTTTCTTTGGATAAGCCCATTTATGATGAAGATTCCGACCGGACGCTTATGGATGTCATTTGTGGAACTCAGGTACTAGATCCAGAAGAGCTAATTATCAATCAAGAAGAATTCATTGGACTTGAAGATAAGATGGCGGAGATTTTAAGTGACCTAGAGCGTAAGGTTCTGATGTTGTATTTAGACGGACGATCTTATCAGGAAATTGCTGAAGATCTGAAGCGGCATGTGAAATCTATTGACAACGCTTTACAACGAGTAAAGCGGAAATTAGAAAGATATCTAGAAGTGCGTGACAATTAA